The DNA sequence GCGCGGAGCTGGCCAGCATCGCCGCCAACACCCCGTACGAGGGAATGCGGCTCCCCGGTGTGGTGACCGCGACCCTGCTGCGCGGGCGGCTCACCGCGCGGGACGGGAAGGTCTGCTGATGGAGCGCTTCTGGCTCGTGCTGGCGATCGCCGCCTTCTTCCTGCTCTGCCTCTGGGGCATGTACGTGGGCTGGCGGCGCAAGGCGCGCACGCAGAGCGTGCAGGTGCCGCCGTTCCCCGCCATCCCCGAAGACGCGGGCGAGGCGCTGCTGGAGTCCACCGGCGTCTACGTCGCCACGACGTTCGCGGGGCAGTGGCAGAACCGGGTCGTCACCCGCGGCGCGGGGCTGCGCACCGGCGCGGTCCTGCGGCTGCACGGCGGCGGCGTCGCGGTCGAACGCGGGGGAGCGCCCGACTTCTGGATTCCCCGCGACGCGGTCACCGGTGTCCGGCGCGACTCGAAGATCGCCGGGAAGGTGATGGGCACCGACGCGCTGCTGGTGCTCACCTGGCGGGCCGGGGAGACCGAGCTCGACACCGGCTTCCGCGGCGACGACCTCGACGACTACCCACAGTGGATCGAACAGCTCAAGATCAAGGGAGGTGCCCAGTGAACGCGCGCGCTCAGGCCGCACTGGTGCTCGAAGACGGCCGGGTGTTCCGCGGCGCTGCCTACGGCGCGCAGGGGCGAACCCTCGGCGAGGCGGTGTTCTGCACCGGCATGACCGGCTACCAGGAGACGCTGACCGACCCGTCCTACCACGGGCAGATCGTGGTGCAGACCGCCCCGCAGATCGGCAACACCGGCTGGAACGACGAGGACGACGAGTCCTCGAAGATCTGGGTCAACGGCTACGTCGTCCGCGACCCCGCGCGCACGCCGTCCAACTGGCGCTCGAAGCGCACGCTGGACGAGGAGCTGGTGCGCCAGGGGATCGTCGGCATCGCCGAGGTCGACACCCGCTCGCTGACGAGGCACCTGCGCGAACTCGGCGCGATGCGCGCCGGGGTGTTCTCCGGCGACGCGCTGGGCACCGTCGACGACATGGTCGCCGAAGTCCTCGCGAGCCCGAAGATGGCGGGCGCCGACCTGGCCGGTCAGGTCAGCACGCCGAAGCCGTACGTGGTGTCGCCCTCCGGCGAGGTCCGCTTCCGCGTGGCCGCGCTGGACCTGGGCATCAAGTCCAACACCCCGCGCCAGATGGTCAAGCGCGGCATCGAGGTGCACGTGCTGCCCTCTTCCGCGTCGCTGGAGGAGGTCTTGGCGATCGAGCCGGACGGCGTGTTCCTCTCGAACGGCCCCGGCGACCCGGCCACGACGACGCACGCCACCGAGCTGACCAAGCAGGTCCTGGGCCGCGAGATCCCGCTGTTCGGCATCTGCTTCGGCAACCAGGTCCTCGGCCGCGCGCTCGGCCTGTCGACGTACAAGATGCGCTACGGCCACCGCGGCATCAACATCCCGGTGATCGACGTCGCCACCAAGCAGGTGGCGATCACCGCGCAGAACCACGGCTTCGCCCTCGAAGGCGAGCCCGGCCAGCGCTTCGAGTCGCCCTTCGGCGCGGCTCAGGTCAGCCACTACTGCGCCAACGACGGCGCGGTCGAGGGCCTGCGGGCCTTCGACGTCCCGGCGTTCTCGGTCCAGTACCACCCCGAAGCCGCGGCCGGCCCGCACGACGCGGCCCCCCTGTTCGACGATTTCGTTTCGCTCATGGAGAAGAAGGCCTGATGCCGAAGAGGACGGACATCCAGCACGTGCTGGTGATCGGCTCCGGGCCGATCGTGATCGGGCAGGCCGCGGAGTTCGACTACTCCGGTACCCAGGCCTGCCGGGTGCTGCGCAGCGAAGGCCTGCGCGTGTCACTGGTGAACTCGAACCCGGCCACCATCATGACCGACCCCGAGTTCGCCGACGCGACCTACATCGAGCCGGTGACGCCGGACTTCGTCGAGAAGGTCATCGCCGAAGAGCGGCCGGACGCGATCCTGGCGACGCTCGGCGGGCAGACCGCGCTCAACTGCGCCGTCGCCCTGCACGAGCGCGGCGTGCTCGACAAGTACGGCGTCGAGCTGATCGGTGCCGACATCGACGCCATCCAGCGCGGCGAGGACCGGCAGAAGTTCAAGGACATCGTCCGCACCGTCGGCGCCGACGTCCCGCGCTCCCGCGTCTGCCACGACATGGACGAGGTCCGCGACACCGTCAAGGAGCTCGGCCTGCCGGTCGTCATCCGGCCGTCGTTCACCATGGGCGGGCTCGGCTCCGGCATGGCGCACACGCCCGAGGACCTCGAGCGGCTCGCGTCGACCGGGCTCACCGAGTCCCCGGTCACCGAGGTGCTCATCGAGGAGAGCGTGCTCGGCTGGAAGGAGTACGAGCTCGAGCTGATGCGCGACAAGAGCGACAACGTCGTGGTCGTCTGCTCGATCGAGAACGTCGACGCGATGGGCGTGCACACCGGCGACTCCGTCACCGTCGCGCCGACCATGACGCTGACCGACCGCGAGTACCAGGTGATGCGCGACGTCGGCATCGCCGTGCTGCGCGAGGTCGGCGTCGACACCGGCGGCTGCAACATCCAGTTCGCGATCAACCCGGCCGACGGCCGGATGGTCGTCATCGAGATGAACCCGCGGGTGTCGCGAAGCAGTGCCC is a window from the Amycolatopsis sp. cg9 genome containing:
- a CDS encoding transporter, whose product is MERFWLVLAIAAFFLLCLWGMYVGWRRKARTQSVQVPPFPAIPEDAGEALLESTGVYVATTFAGQWQNRVVTRGAGLRTGAVLRLHGGGVAVERGGAPDFWIPRDAVTGVRRDSKIAGKVMGTDALLVLTWRAGETELDTGFRGDDLDDYPQWIEQLKIKGGAQ
- the carA gene encoding glutamine-hydrolyzing carbamoyl-phosphate synthase small subunit, translating into MNARAQAALVLEDGRVFRGAAYGAQGRTLGEAVFCTGMTGYQETLTDPSYHGQIVVQTAPQIGNTGWNDEDDESSKIWVNGYVVRDPARTPSNWRSKRTLDEELVRQGIVGIAEVDTRSLTRHLRELGAMRAGVFSGDALGTVDDMVAEVLASPKMAGADLAGQVSTPKPYVVSPSGEVRFRVAALDLGIKSNTPRQMVKRGIEVHVLPSSASLEEVLAIEPDGVFLSNGPGDPATTTHATELTKQVLGREIPLFGICFGNQVLGRALGLSTYKMRYGHRGINIPVIDVATKQVAITAQNHGFALEGEPGQRFESPFGAAQVSHYCANDGAVEGLRAFDVPAFSVQYHPEAAAGPHDAAPLFDDFVSLMEKKA